A window of Tachypleus tridentatus isolate NWPU-2018 chromosome 7, ASM421037v1, whole genome shotgun sequence genomic DNA:
CATGGAGCAAACTCTTTTTGAAATGTATACTGGTCAGTTACACCAAAATGATTTCGGATTGTTGGCCTTAAGCGGGACTCGATGTACTTGTCGACATTTATAGTACCTGTCATCATTTATCACAGATGCCCAACTCTCTAGCCAGAGATCCACCCCTCTATCACGTGACAGATGCTTCACAGTTACATCCAAACACGCTGGATTAAATTTTTCTccataataacatgcaaaattcTTTCCATCAGACCATTGCAGGTTGGACTTTAATGTGTCTGAAAAGACCACTTTTGCTTCACGTGGATTCGGTCCAGTCAACATGCTATTTGGCCCAGTTGCGCCTCATCTTGTCCGTCAGGAATGTTTTCTTTCATGGCTAGGAGACCGGTTGAACACGGGCGAGACTGGACAATGTGCACGATTACACTGACCATCAAAGTTTCCTGCCATTATGTACTTACATTTGTGGACGAATCTGCAGGCTCGTGTATTTTAGTTGTCAGTAGTGGATGCCTACAGTTCTGCCACTCTATAAAGACAGTCTGTCTTTATATCGCTGCTCACAGTAGATTGGTCCCATTTAATTCTTCTAGTAAACTTGTCTTGTCGAATGTCCCTCTTTActtaaataaactgtttcttttattttgtgtatgtttaGCTAATTCTAAGCATTACACGTACGTTGTAGCAGATACGAAcctttatttataaccaataaacgGCTGATACAATACCCAGTGTAATAATTAGACAATATTACATCATCCATGAAACAAATTTTCGCCTACATACATTACGTCTTCGAAAGAAACGTCGAttccgaatatatatatataaaaaggatGATGCAAGATATTTTTTCATCACTATATTTAATTACACAAATTTCTTCACACCGTATTTTTGTAGAAATTATATTATCTTTGTCTGCAATAGATGGCGCTACGAATTCTTCAAGATatctaataaattaatattcgAAAAGAGCAACATAATTATTCTAAAGCTTCTCTCTTTCTCTTTGATAGAAATGGTTACCAAGGTAAAGAGATAACATTAAGATGTATAGTAATAATACTTATTACATCAGTATTACGTTGTGAAGGTTAATAGTGCACGTCTCCATATACAAGAAGAACAGGGTTCTAGTTTAATGTTACAGCAATGTATCCGTTCAGTAGTTAAAGTGTTGCAGCCAGAAACGTACTAATTAAGAGGTGTTACTTAACCTTAGCTTGGGAAACTTAAAGAAATGAATTCTTACAGAACCTTCGAGAACATTATTCACAAATGATTTTGTATAAATCGCAGACACTGAAGTATTATCTACCCACGGAAACTACGAAGACCGACGTGACCCGTCTCCTTTGGATTGCTACTTTCAACCAATAGTGTAACGTCTTACTAATGAAAGATTAACTCTCAACGGTTGTTGTTATTGGTCCAGAACCGAGTCGGCTGTTGTGAGAATACCATACACTAGAGCGGTGCCATTGGTTCCGATTTCTGTAGCACGTGCACTGGTATAAGTTAAGAGACTGTAAGCCGGTTAGCTTGGTTTCATTTGTAACTGATACGGTAAGCAAGGGGTTTCTTAgaacgtgtgtgttttttttttattcataatatttggAAAGTAGTAATAAGTTTCGGATGATGGAATACAGTTTAAAACTGATGAAGTTGTGAAAGGAAAGCTAATTATAACTTCCATGTAGACGTGCAACTTGACTATTTAAGCTCAGGTAAGTCGAGATTGGAATgttagaatttttaatttttattctaccaAAAAGAAGGCATATAAGAGTTTTAACGAAGGCACATTTTATGACACTGATTTTAAGTTTCAGTAAATTTCGAAGTTTGAACAATAAGATGTTTAAACTTTTCCTAGGTTCACTTGGCGCCATTGTGAACTTAGtaattaagtttggtttgttttgaatttcgcgcaaagctatctgcgctaaccgtccctaatttagcagtgtaagactagagggaaggcagctagttatcaccacctaacgccaaatcttttaccaacgaatagtgggattgaccgtacattataatgcccccacggctgaaagggcgagcatgcttggtgtgacgggaattcgaacctgcgaccctcggattaaagtcactgccttaaccacctggccatgcctggcctagtAATTAAGATAAACACAATTATTGTTATAAGCGATTCTATCAGATATGGTAGGTGCAATTAATTTAAAGCAGCTTATGGGAAgacttgataaatatttcaatgataagttctgattttgaatgttttattttcaaatttattatagtGGATAAAATGGCGTTGATGGATTAACATCGTTCTGGTTGAAGACTGACGGTTGGTTCTGATGTTTCGAAACGTTTCGGTCTTCACGAGAAAACGACCACTGAAACACAGATAAAACATTGAGCGATGTTGCGATACGTAATTCAATTGCATAGCTTGCGAAGGAAGAATTTTGGCAAACATTTTAGTGTTTTTCATATCAAATGTTGCTCTGAGTTTGACTTAATATCATGTTAAGTACAGTCaaacataacttttaatacaaaattaattttctctaatgtAACATAAAGCGAACGAAGTGGTATGTTATTCGAAGATTCATATATTTCTAGAAGTATAAAGATGACTTTTTAAACTAGTGGGGAATCATAATGGTTTTAGTGTTATTTGACAATTAACTGTAGATGTtagttgtaaaaattaaaaaaatgtttattcgtATGTGCTATAATTTAGCTATTACTCTAGTCGTGCTATTTAAAGTAAGACGATATGTTATGATCTACTGATATGTTACATggattgtatttgtttttatccaTAAATGCATTCCTTTACTATTTCGATTTTACATAGAGTTGGATACGATCTCCGAGACCGATGGATCTAGAGATCCTTCTGTCTGCTAGTCCTCCACTTTTCAAGCACGATGGTTTTAAAAGTTTCACCACCTTCCACAACCATCGCAAGTTGAATGGCTTTACGAACGTGTACACATATCCAGACCCTTCTCCAATAGCACCAATTCGCTCGTGTCTTTTAATGCGTGAAGATGATGCCACGTTGGAGTCCAAAGATGAGGTAAAAGGCAAGAAACGCGTGTGGTTCGCTGACGACAAAGGATTAGCGCTCACGCACGTTCGATTCATGACGGAGCCTTCGGATTGTCCACCCAAATGGAGTGAAGAATTTTTAGAAAGTATAACTCGAGGGGTAAAGCCCCAGGTGAATGTGGAAAATAAATGGGAACCGTCTTTCCCTCAGCCGGCTTCTGATTACATAGAGTTTAGGAACAAATTAGAACTTAATTGTGTGTCTTTGGAAAACGTAATTCTTAAAGACGACGATGAATTCACCGGTACCGTCAAAGTAAAAAATCTCTCTTTTCAGAAAGAAGTGTTTATCCGGATAACCTTCGACCGTTGGCTTAGCTACCAAGACGTACCCGCCATATTTGTCCCATATGGAATGGAATGTTCATCTTCTTACGATACATTTTCCTTCTCGGTTGCAATTCCTTCGTCAGCAGCCAAGTTTGAAGTAGTCGAATTTTGTATATGCTTCAAGAATCAAACCTCTGAATTTTGGGACAATAATGGCGGTTCCAATTACAAGCTGGTCTTATCCAAAACTAAACCCCAGGAACCACTTGATTTACAAAAGTTCGTCGACGCTTTCAAAGCAGAATTTGATTCTTGGACTGATTTTGCCAGTTGGAACCATTTGGTCACAGAAGGACCTTATTGGTAAACTCGACAagattttatttagaattatgAAACATTTGAGGAAGAAATGATTTACGGTATCATTTTGTTTGGCATCAGCTAGTTTATATGTTTCTAAGATAgatataacaaaaagtaaaatgttgCTCCAGTCAGCACAGTTTAAACTTTAAACTGGAGCAGAGATTAAAATCTCCGAGCACCCTTCTTATGTAAGTGCATTTTCATCTTTCAACCTACCAGATGTTAAAACACATCTGTCATTGATCATAGCCGCCTACTgatccactgcagccgtgctttaACTTTCTCGAATTTGTATGTGTGGCTTTTTTCTTCTGTGTGTTTATGTTCCTCAACTGTGGTCTCGCAACTTAGATATACCTAGTCATAGATCTGTCATCACTGAAAATCCTCAAACAGATTTTAATGGTAAGTGTAAATTATGAtgtcagtttaatgcatgtattTTATGTGTCTTTTTGTCAGTGGAACGTGGTGTAATGAGTTGAAAAGTGTTTTTCTTGTCGTTGGAGTCTGTGATAAGATTTGAGAAGTGCCTTTTTCTGTCAGTGAAACGCGTGGAAAGATGTTAAAAAGTGCCTTTTTCTGTCAGTGGAACGCGTGGCAAGGTTTGAGAAGTGGCTTTTTTGTCAGTGAAATGTGGTCCTTTTCGCGTGACACAGCTGTCAAATCTCAgtttgtagctttgtttttattgtgatgtCCTGTAACCGGTAAGTACCCTTATTCATATGACATAGCCCCCTTGAAGGAGGGATAGAATACTCCTGGAAGATAAATCATGAGAGGGGTAAAAAGTAGGTTTTAAGGGTCTCAAAACTGGAACTTTACATAGGTTTTTATGTTCCTTCCATGCCCATTCTGGATCTAGGGGCACCACACGTgaaactttctttatattttgactcATAAGCTAGTGGGGCATAGCAACCAAACAAATGTCttacgtttattttattaatttttttttcgggCACATACCTCATTGAAGTAACTGTAGAAGGAACAAGGGGTAACAAGGGAGCCTAATCAGTACACGGAAGCCTTTGATCTCCTCAAGTACAAAAAGTAGCGGGAAGATATGGTAGTCATATGACGTGTAAAAATCTTCCTCGCAAGTTCACAGTAGTTTGtctgttgttaagcgtaaagctacatgaggaacTATGTGTGTTCTGCTCACCAATAGTATCAAAACCTCAATTTTTGTTGCTGAACCACTGGCGGGAGGTGGCATCACTTCATCGTCATGTTTTAAGGGTCAGCTCCTAAAGTTGTATATTATTCTTGAATCTCTCTCGTGCTTCCTATCGTCGGTTCGGACAATGTATCTGCCCCTCTTTAAGGAACTCGGACATTTTAAACAGGAGTTACGTCTTGAATTCACACttttaaggtttttaattttgtgtccTTCGGGTAGTTTTTACCAAAAAAtggtaaaattcaaaattttaaaactcaGCACATGATCAAAATTGTTTTGaactttttaattcaaaataaaacgaagttaaaaaattgtgttacctgttaagaataaaacatttgtatgttAATCAAATAACACACCTACCAAAATTATAGTGTTTCGGCCCGATACATCATAAAAACCATTTGACGAAATTCATAcacatgtaatatttaattttgggGGATGTTTACATATCTGTCATCCCCCGTTCGTTCAGCAGACTTACAAAATGCCTTATTTATCTCTATGACCCATAGCGTCATCATGTTCGTCTGttgacctatatatatatatatgtaagtgtcAACGGCGCTAACTTTGCGATTATCTATTATTTGTTTAACGTATGCATTGGAGTTCATGTATTGGTTATTTACAAGATTGTGCTTAAACACTAAGTAAATATCGAGTTTGTTTCATGTCAACTCACGTTACTCATGTAGTCTTCCGCAGAAGTGAATAGCTCCTTAAACTTGTCATGCCACGACCGGAAACGGCGCTGAAATAAAGTAACGTCTTTAACATTGGATCTtagatttattcatttttttattaagaaactgattaggttttgtatattatatacaaCGTGTTCAGTGATATTGGCTGaatattcgtttgtttttccTACAAGATTGAGGAAGTGATACGCCCCCCGTGTTACTAAAAACCAAAAAGTACCATtgctttgatttgtttgtttttgaatttcgcacaaagctactcgagggctatctgtgctagccgtccctaatgtagcagtgtaagactagagggaaggcagctagtcatcaccacccaccgccaactcttgggctactcttttaccaacgaatagtgggattgaccgtcactttataacgtccccgcggctgaaaggacgagcatgtttggtgtgagggaagTGAATTTAATAATCGTAATGCTGTTGTCAGTGACACGACCGTACATTAATTATTGACATTTGAACTGTTTCTTTCCGTCTGGGTAAATAAGTTATTACTGCTAGGACTAGGTAGTGGTATTTATCACGTACTAGGTAAAAATTGTCTGCTTCGATATTTTctgataaattatttgtattcgttttaaattttcatttttaatcaaCTTAAATATTCGAcgcttttattaaagaaattacaCTTTccctgtaatatatatatttatttatttaaattaaaataagttacgtAAATTAAGATTGGTAAGGATTATAAACGATTTCAAAGTTTAAAGGACAGTTCGTATTTCTGACGACGCTTAagaatagtaaaatattaattaattaaaagtaagtaGACGTGAAATTGTACATGAGTACCTCAAGGACAGGAATATCATTTATTAGCTGAGTACGACAACAGTTCTCAGCTACACTTAAGTTTCATGTCTTTTGTTTGTACTACAACACGAACTCTGAGTGAGAAAGAGGTTTGGAACAAGAATTGACACTAGGGttgactttattttaaaatatcgaaGTTATTTCTGATggacttttttgttgttgctggtacgttagttttaaatttagtgCACGAGGGACACCTAGGCTAGTTGTTCCTTACTTAGCAGTgatagatggaagacagctagtcaacgccacccaccactaactctttggatactcttttactaataaatagtaggattgagcgttacattatacCGCCCTCACGCTGAAAGGAGGAtcatgtttggcgggacggggattcaaacccctgACCCTCAGATCTATCCCCTTAATCACCAGGCCAAGCCAGACCTGTCATATTGGCTAACAGATTATATTTCGAGTTATGAAAGTGTATTTTATTGAAACAGCTGTTAACAACTTATTTGGAATGAGCGTTGTCTAGTGGTTATCATGTCGGACAAAGACGTGATAATCGGGAGCCCATAGTTCACGTCCTATTGCCCCAAAATCGGGCTTGGCACTTTCGGGCCGTGGGTACATAGTAATAGTAACAGTCAAATTCCAAATATCTGTTAGAGTAGTCCACAAGTTGTCGGTGAGTGGTGTTGCGTATAAGCTTTCTCCTTAatctattaattcaaaattagaggcGACTAGTGACAATAATCAGTGTTTACCTTTGAGTGAATATCCAAAGCAAGCCAAACAGTTCCCAGTGATTAGAATGGTAGAATGAGGACCCGTGGTTCTTGACCAGTTGCTGCCAACAAAAATTGTACTTTGTACTCTGTGACCAtcagtgcgttataagagtgacagttattCATCAAGCATACCTACAAGGTGtcgatgggttttttttttactttctcttcATTATAGAGTAACATTGGACGGctagcaaaaaaacaacaacaaaaaacaactaaaataagccAATTTTTTTGTCAGCCTACAACGTTAGCCCATaattatttgtgatttaaatCTAGAAGTGAAGATCAATCAATCCGCGAAGAGCAGGGCGTTAATAGTTGCAGAGGTAGTTTTCCGGCAACGGGTTGAGAACCATGAATTCTTTGATTTATTGTCAAAACACACCAGCTACTAGGCTACTCCCAGCCCGAATAAACTCTGTATTATTTTATGTGTGCTGACTGCGAGCTATAAGTACAGACGAAAACATAGTTTTGTTACTGTATTTTCACTGTGTTTTTTCAGAAATATCCCGATATACGAACAGCCACTGTTTCCGACTTCCAGTTTTTGTTACGTCGGAACGAAAATTCCCAGTTCGTAGAAGCTACCCTGAGCGTGTCTGAAATTCCTATTGTCTTCTATATTTATACATGGAAGATGAAAGAGGAACGTAAGGATTTGGGTTTAGAAATATGAAAGTGTAGTAAAGAAAGATTAATATAGGTATAGAAATGCTTAATGACTCGTGACCAAAACTAAGCCACCTATATACAGATTACTAATAAAAATGAGTTAAAATCCATGAAAGGTTAAATGTGCACTTCcactaaaattaaaacaagagcaaaaacaacaaataactaagatactaataaataaaaaacacacttatTAATGTCAATATATTCTGTTATGTAAAATAGGCCAAGTTCATTTAGAGCCACCAGGAATACACTTCTATTTGAGCAAAACGAACTGTGAAAATGTTGCTTAgaaataactgtttgttatttatttttaacttgttatgTATTGAAACGTTTGCATTGAACACTGAATCACAAGATAGGTTGGTGATGGAGGAAATGTTTATGTTGTTAAGTCATCTGTGAAGGTAGACACACTTGGTGTTGCTAAGTGATACGTAACGATTGGCAGTCAATGAACATTGCAATAAAAGTTACcggaaaaaatattatatcatttctttaattttaaaatacaaacagatTAGTGGCTAATGTTCCTGTGATTTATTGGCCATTTCGaatttcattaaaatgaaattaatatatgtaataataattattatgttacgttGAAAAACATTATGCTTATAAAGTTCCTATCGAATCGGTTTGATCAGTGTTAATTAAGACTTTTAAGAATCAaacctgtttgtttattattatttttatagacgTTATATTTTCTAGCTTGTTATACCGTTTCGttgttttctatattattataaaataggtGAATATAATGTACTATGTTTGGGGAATTTAATGGTTTACAACAATtgcttttttactttttaataattacgaaaaaacaaaaacaacaacgtagtgaacacaaacaatgtaaaacaacaatgtggcaaacacaaacaatgtaaaacaacaatgtggcaaacacaaataatgtaaaacaacaatgtggcaaacacaaacaatataaaacaatgatgtggcaaacacaaacaatataaaacaatgatgtggcaaacacaaataatgtaaaacaacaatgtggtgaatacaaataatgtaaaacaacaatgtggtgaatacaaataatgtaaaacaacaatgtggtgaatacaaataatgtaaaacaacaatgtggcaaatacaaataatgtaaaacaacaatgtggcgaacacaaacaatataaaacaacaatgtggtgaatacaaataatttaaaagaacaatgtGTTGaacacaaataatgtaaaacaacaatgtggcaaacacaaataatgtaaaacaacaatgtggcaaacacaaataatgtaaaacaacaatgtggcaaacacaaacaatataaaacaatgatgtGGCAAAcgcaaacaatataaaacaatgatgtggcaaacacaaacaatataaaacaacaatgtggcaaacacaaataatgtaaaacaacaatgtggtgaatacaaataatgtaaaacaacaatgtggcaaatacaaataatgtaaaacaacaatgtggcaaacacaaacaatataaaacaatgatgtggcaaacacaaacaatataaaacaatgatgtggcaaacacaaataatgtaaaacaacaatgtggtgaatacaaataatgtaaaacaacaatgtggtgaatacaaataatgtaaaacaacaatgtggtgaatacaaataatgtaaaacaacaatgtggcaaatacaaataatgtaaaacaacaatgtggcgaacacaaacaatataaaacaacaatgtggtgaatacaaataatttaaaagaacagtGTGTTGaacacaaataatgtaaaacaacaatgtggcaaacacaaataatgtaaaacaacaatgtggcaaacacaaacaatataaaacaatgatgtggcaaacacaaacaatataaaacaatgatgtggcaaacacaaataatgtaaaacaacaatgtggtgaatacaaataatgtaaaacaacaatgtggtgaatacaaataatgtaaaacaacaatgtggcaaatacaaataatgtaaaacaacaatgtggcgaacacaaatattgtaaaacaacGATGTGGCGAAcacaaatattgtaaaacaacGATGTGGCAAAcacaaatattgtaaaacaacGATGTGGCaaacacaaataatgtaaaacaacaatgtggtgaatacaaataatgtaaaacaacaatgtggtgaatacaaataatgtaaaacaacaatgttgtgaatacaaataatttaaaacaacaatgtggtgaatacaaaaaatgtaaaacaacaatgtggtgaatacaaataatgtaaaacaacaatgtaatgaacacaaataatgtaaaacaacaatgtggcaaatacaaataatgtaaaacaacaatgtggcaaatacaaataatgtaaaacaacaatgtggtgaatacaaataatgtaaaacaacaatgtggtgaatacaaataatgtaaaacaacaatgttgtgaatacaaataatgtaaaacaacaatgtggtgaatacaaataatgtaaaacaacaatgttgtgaatacaaataatttaaaacaacaatgtggtgaatacaaataatgtaaaacaacaatgtaatgaacacaaataatgtaaaacaacaatgtggcaaatacaaataatgtaaaacaacaatgtggcaaatacaaataatgtaaaacaacaatgtggtgaatacaaataatgtaaaacaacaatgtaatgaacacaaataatgtaaaacaacaatgtggtgaacacaaacaatgtaaaacaacaatgtgCTGAAcacaaacaatgtaaaacaaagtgGTGATTACAAACTGTAAAAGTGTAATGTGATGAACacaaatgatgtaaaacaatCGACCACAATTATGTCAACATTTATGTCTTGGCTGTCATTTATTCATCACAATGAACcacattaatgttttaaaatgtactttttttcaCCATAATGAGCcacattaaaatgaatatttatgtcTTAGATGTCCTTTACTGACCACGTGTGAAACACGTTAatgtgaacatttatattttaaatgtt
This region includes:
- the LOC143257348 gene encoding protein phosphatase 1 regulatory subunit 3C-B-like isoform X2, with the protein product MDLEILLSASPPLFKHDGFKSFTTFHNHRKLNGFTNVYTYPDPSPIAPIRSCLLMREDDATLESKDEVKGKKRVWFADDKGLALTHVRFMTEPSDCPPKWSEEFLESITRGVKPQVNVENKWEPSFPQPASDYIEFRNKLELNCVSLENVILKDDDEFTGTVKVKNLSFQKEVFIRITFDRWLSYQDVPAIFVPYGMECSSSYDTFSFSVAIPSSAAKFEVVEFCICFKNQTSEFWDNNGGSNYKLVLSKTKPQEPLDLQKFVDAFKAEFDSWTDFASWNHLVTEGPYW
- the LOC143257348 gene encoding protein phosphatase 1 regulatory subunit 3C-B-like isoform X1 produces the protein MLRYSWIRSPRPMDLEILLSASPPLFKHDGFKSFTTFHNHRKLNGFTNVYTYPDPSPIAPIRSCLLMREDDATLESKDEVKGKKRVWFADDKGLALTHVRFMTEPSDCPPKWSEEFLESITRGVKPQVNVENKWEPSFPQPASDYIEFRNKLELNCVSLENVILKDDDEFTGTVKVKNLSFQKEVFIRITFDRWLSYQDVPAIFVPYGMECSSSYDTFSFSVAIPSSAAKFEVVEFCICFKNQTSEFWDNNGGSNYKLVLSKTKPQEPLDLQKFVDAFKAEFDSWTDFASWNHLVTEGPYW